A stretch of DNA from Saccharomyces eubayanus strain FM1318 chromosome IX, whole genome shotgun sequence:
GACATATACAAACTTTCTACAGAAATATTGGATATACAGCAATCGTGACAATAAGCTACTTTTGACAACTCCGATGAATCGTACCACTTATATCGCTATTGTAGGATTTTAGATTGTGACACTTTGTGAAGGATATCACCCTCAACGGTATGGCGGCTGCCCCTCTCCGAAATTAGCGACAATGACAATTGGAATCTACTTTCCCATCACAATGAAGACAAAAGGAATATTTTCGTTGAGTTATGGCCTGACATGATAATTGCTTCGGAGTCATCCTCTTGCTTACTTACATAACCCCTCTCTATAGAAACTATCCTGTGTACGTTTCGTTACCATTATTTGAACCGTCTTCCCAATTTTCAAGCAATATTCCAGCTGAAAATAGATTTAGAAGAAACTATAGGAATAAGAGAAAGGTACACAAAACTCAAATCACTGATGTTTACTGGTCAGGATTATCACTCCGTAAATTCTACCtctgccaaaaaaaatgacagtAACAAGCGTAGTCGCGACGACACATCAAAAATCATGAACAATAAAATACCGCATAAAAATGCTTCTGCCGTTGCTGCTACCACTGCGAACCCTGTTACAGCTAGGCCTTTGGACCCCAGTGACATGAATTACAGTACCAATATGGCCGGTATGGTTGATCCAATGCACCATTATACTGCAGCCGACATTTCCGGTGGCGCTTCCGTTAGAAATTCTTTACCGCCCCAATATGCTAACATGGCAGTTGGAAACGCTAGTTTGCATAACCAAGAAATTAATGCTAGTGCTAGCCCAAACTACCACCAAGCTGCATATCTTcgacaacaacaagaagaacaacaacCCATGAAGACTGAAGACGAGTCTCAACTTTACGGTGATATCCTAATGAGCTCTGGCGTTGTACATGATGTCAATCAGGATTTAGCCACTCATACAAACATAAACCAGCTGCCTTCTGGGCCCAAATCTGTCCCAAACGATGTCACCACTGTTCCAGGTAATAGCGCAACCGCTGCAGCTGCTGCAGCTGCTGCCGCTACAGCTGCTGCCAACACCGCTAACACAAGTGCTTTAAATAAACAATTGTATTTTATGAATATGAATTTAAACAACAATCCACATGCCTTAAACGATCCGTCCATCCTGGAAACTTTATCACCATTCTTTCAACCTTTTGGTGTGGACGTGGCACACTTGCCGATGACAAACCcaccaatttttcaaagttctCTGCCTGGATGCGACGAACCtgttagaagaagaagaatttcgATTTCTAACGGTCAAATTAGTCAATTGGGTGAGGATATTGAGACGTTAGAAAACCTACATAATACCCAGCCACCTCCTATGCCGAACTTTCACAATTATCAGAATGGtgcaaataaaaataaaaatgtaCCGCATAGACAGACCTTCAACCAAATAGCGCCAGTCGATATTCCGTTGTATGgcgcaaaaaaaaataccaatCCCTTGAGTGGCACTAGTTTGGCAGACCAAAATGCAGACTATACGAAAGATYAGCGTCAGCATTTTGCTGGCTCGctatcaaaaaatattacATCGGAGAGCGCAAGCGATCTTGAGGGCATGACGACATTTGCGCCAACTACCGACAGCGGTAACTCAACGAATAAGAACATGAGCAAATCTTTACTCAAAGAATCTCACTCCAATCCCAGTTTCTCCTCAAGATCACAAGCATCTCACATGGATTTAGCAAATAATGCTCAAGAGGAGCCAACCCCTGGTACTACGGCATGGAAAAGAGCGAGGCTGTTagaaagaaacagaatTGCAGCTTCGAAGTGTaggcaaagaaaaaaggttGCTCAGCTGCAGTTGCAAAGGGAATTTGATGACATTAAGGACGAGAATaaaattttgcaaaaaaaactaaattATTATGAGAAGTTGATTTCTAAATTTAAGAAATTTTCTAAAATTCATCTACGTGAACACGAAAAATTAACCAAAAATTCGGACGATAATGGTAGTACAAACAGTGGTATCAAGAGCGAAAGCACGACTGTGGACTCATTAAAAATTATTGAGGAATTGCTGATGATCGATTCAGACGTAACAGAAGTGGATAAAGAAACCGGTAAAATCATTACAATCAAACATGAACCGTATTCTCAACGTTTCGATAGTTATgtcgatgaagatgatatgGATCTTGTTGGTGATAAACTCACAGGAAGTAGAAATAATTCAGAAAATCAATCATTAGTGGATTCTGATAAGGATGTGAAAGCATCTAACCTCAAAGAACACGACGTTGTTTGATTCAAGAATGACGATTCAAAATGATGGGTGAATTTGTATATGTTTACATACGTGTATATATTGTGGCCACATCTTTCCGCTTCTATCGTCActgtttttggtttgtaTTAATTATTACTCAGACGTTATATTTATGTAAGCATATGCATTAAATTTGCACATACTAATTTATCAGTAGTTTCCCTGGTTATTATTCGTTGTCCTTCTaatctcttttcttttttcctaaTCTATTAAAATTAAGTACAGTAGGTACACattgttaaaaaaaattaatcGTTATATCgtttgtgttttttttgattgtttttttgtttttaattACTTATTTTGCAATTTGTTCTCTGATTGGGGCAAACCATGGGTGACCCATTGCTTCTTTAGCAGTTAGTCTTTCTTGGTGGTCGTATTTCAACAGATTATCAATTAGATCAATTATTTCATCGTTATTGCTTAAATGTTTGTTACTATCATTAATAAATCTATGCCAAGGCTTTCTGATGTATTGGTCCATATCGTAAAATTCTCTTGGTAAAGTGATTTCATACTTCAACAAGTACTTCTCAAAATCCGTTGTACCAAGCACTTTGACAATTTTGATAAGTTGATCTGTATTACTAGTTCCATGGAAAAATGGTTCTCTTTTAAATATCATGGAAGCTAGCATTGTTCCAAATGACCATAGATCTAAAGAGTAATCATACATTCTATAATCTACTAGTAGTTCTGGACCCTTGAAGAATCTCGATGCAACACGGACATTATATTCCATATTAACATGATAAAATTCGGCCAACCCCCAATCGATCAATCGTaactttttgtttttatgaTCAATCATCACGTTATGAGGCTTAACATCCCTATGCATTATTCCCATCGAATGGCAGTAATCTAAAGCCTTTAATAGTTCAAACATATAAAACCTAATCTCCAAATCGGTTAATTTAGGGTAAAGAATACGAAAGTCCACGTTATCGACGTATTCAAAGACCAAAGCTGGCGTTCTAGAAATCGGGTCCTTTATTACATCAAATAAATGGATTATATTTGCATGACCGGTGTGAGgcaaatcaaaaatatagGGTCTAGTGAATTTTACAACATCTTCCTTTTGATTTGTGTagtattgttctttttggaaTGGTAAAGTCGTCGGAGGTAGTTTTTCGTTAGACAAATCTGTTAAGATCTTAATTTCtctcttaatttttttctttttaacGGGCTTCAACATTTTAATGACAATTTTAACTTTTGAGTCCAACTTAATACCTTGGAAAACTTCAGAATATTTCCCACGCCCCACTTTATTCTCAATCTCGTAGCTCTTCGTATTCGTGGACCAATCGATTGTAGTATTTTCATAATCCCAATATTCCTCGGTTCTTTGCTTATTGATATTCGTATAAACACGAGCTTCTGACAATACCCTGCATTTCATAGTTCGAATAAAGTTGTGCTTCTACAATTTTCCCTTCCTGTATCCTTGTACAAACTCGTCTAGTTTCcggcaaaaaaaaaaaaagcgatTGATAGGTGCAACACGGCAAGTAATAGCAACTATAATACTCTCCTCAAAATCCTTTATTCTTAGTCTGCAGGGTTGACTAATGAAATGctattgaaattttccaaCGTTGGtcgaaatttttgatttttcgcttttttttccatagTTCGTTGTAAATGATTTCAATATGGAGTTTACTATTGATTATGATAGTGTATATATGTTGTATTTGTGCTATATATAAATACTTCTATAGAGACTGTAGGCCCTTGATGATCTCTGCATGGGCACCTTTGTTGGCCTCCTCGGCAGAGGATGCAATCGCAGCGTTCTTTGTTTGGTGGAAGATATCTCTTGTCTTTTCGAAATAAACGGTTTCCAATAAGTTTCTCATTTGAGACTCGATATCCTCAATCAAGGATCCCAAATTTGCAACGTGTGATGTGGAGATAACGTCCAGTGGACGGGACATGTCCACGGCGATGTCCTTTTCTGTTTGTCTTGTTAAGTTCCCAGACAACATCATATGGGAGTCCTGGTCATTCTTTGGTTTGTCCAAGTGTAAGATAATTGTAGTGGTGACTCTATAATCGAAAGAGCCGGGAGTTGAAGGGGAAGCTGTGACTTCGAAAACATGGATACTGTCCCAATTGCTATGGTCGGattggtttttcttgaaaagcACTACCCCTGCGAAATCGTGTCCATCgaaatcatcttcattaagATCCCAAAGATACACACTGGAGATACCCCCTTCGTAGTACAGATCTCTGTAAACATCGAAAGAGTCATTAGCCAAGATCTCCATCTCTCTCAAAGGCGCGGAAGGAAAGGGACTGTCTTGCAAATCCTCTGGGGACAATTCTGGGAAATAGGTGTTCGACCATGGTGATCTGAACGAGTCAATATCACGGTTGTAATCACAGCAGAGATATTCGCGATGTGAGTGAGTGGGGTCCTTCTGGACAGATAGGGGAACGTCTACTGAAGATAGCAGATCTTGCGCCAAGTTCGGTTGCAAttctatcaaattttttaaattttcttgcAGTGTAGTGGGGTTCAATCTTCTGAGGATATCCAAAGCAGCATCGAATTGAGTGTCAGACATCGTGATGGTAGCGTGGGAAGGGCGTGTATATCTCTCAGTTGAACGGCACTCCTTTATTCTTTACGAATGCATTTTAGTTTTCATGTTCTccgtgaaaaaaaaaaccgtGCATAGAGTGGTAGTAGTATATGGAGAATTTAGGATTTAAACAAGTAACATGAAACTATAAAGAAAGGGAGAGAAGACGCATTATATATTCAGTTATATATGTGGAtgtgaaaagagaaaaacaaagtggttatgtgtttttttgttttcttattcaGTGTCTTGTGGGGTCATTGAGCTTCAATACGTCTACCGCAGGACCTAATAGTCTTTGGAAACCACTTTTACCCAAAGTGGCGACTTTGGTTCTCTTTGTAGCGGTCACGGTGGCCTGTCTGGGCAAATCGTTCAGCAAGGCCACTTCGCCGAAATAGTCGTGGTCCTTCAGCTTATTTATGACACCTTGACCGTCCTTGGAGACGTCCACGGCGCCGTACTCGATCAGGTAGAAGTTCTCCCCCTGGTCGCCCTCGCGGATGATCGTTTCGCCTGGTTGGTAGATCTTGGTATCCAGGGCGTCAGCGAGCTTGGCACGGTCATACGTAGTCAAGCTTTTCAACACGGGCATGGTCTTCAACAGATCGTCGTACATTAGTCTCTTCTTGAAAGAGCTGCCCAACAGGATCTTCCTAAAGGTGAGCCTATCTAGGGCCCACAACAGACAGTCGGAAGTGGCCACGACGGTGGCGGCACGGGGGCTGTTGTACATGAGAGCCAGCTCCCCAAAACTGGAACCGGGACCAGAGGAGTTGACCTTGTTGTCGTTGACGTAGAAGTCGACGGTGCCCTGCTCCACCACGTAGAAGTAGTCACCCTGGTCACCTTGCTTGATGATGGTAGACCCATTGCGCACGGACTTCTCTTCCAGACAGTTAATGACCAGCCTTTTCGAGTCGGAGTCGAGTTTGTTGAAGAGAAAGTTGTTGCCAATGGACTTCTCCAGTCTTTCCAACTGCTGCTCAGACTTCTCCTTGTAGTGGTCCGGAGTCCAGTCATCGAAATTGTTTGGCTGCAGCGTCTCACCGCTGACGGAGGTACGCCTTTGAGCGTTGAAGTGCATTGGAAGCGGGGGTGTGGAGCCCTTTTCGCCGCCATGTTGTTGCTCTTCCTTTAATGGCTGGTGGGCGTCCTGCTCGTGTGGGTCCATATCAAAACCGTTCTTGAACACGTTGGAGTGAGGATCCTCGTTGACGAAAGGCGACTTGAACATGACGCTCGATCTGGACCTGGACTGCGACTGCGCTGACTGGGGCCTGGACAGGGGTTCGTCTGTCTCGGGGAACAGAACAATGTTTTTGGCCCGGAACTCGGGCTCCCTGGCTTTAAGAAACGCCCTCTGTTGCTCTAGCCTCTGGTTGAAGTAGTTGGCGGAGAACTGTAGCAAATCAGACGGATTGGCGGCGGCGATTTCATTCTGGAACAGCTGCAACTCAGCTTGCGATTCCTTggacaaagaaaagaccaTTATGTATTCGTACTCTTGTCCCTTGTGCTGCTATGCGGTAGTCTGTGTGTGTAagtgtgtgtgtgtatgGATGATGAGAGATGGAAACGATGGAACGTTAGTTGATATAGCCGAGCGAGTGGAGCGTAATACTAAACCGTccctttttcctttttcccttttctAGTCGCtcaaattttctctttttttgctccTTGCCAGCGGGAATGTCCGAGGCGGGCAGCGCGGCGCCATAACAAGCGCATCGTAGCAAAGTAGTTCAACTGGAGGCGATAGACCGCGGTGAAATGAAGCAATTAGAATAGCACAGATAGTATGGAAGTAAGAGAGATGAAGGTATGTTGGCGGGTGTGTGGGGTTATGTGGGTGTGGGTGTATGAATGTGGGGGATTGATCCTGTTGTGTGGGTGTGTGCCAATTGGTTCTCGCTCTTCTGCTTTTTACAGCCGCGGTTAGCCGCGGTTAGCCGCCGAGGTCGGTATGCCCCTCATTTTGGGGTCTCCTcggaaattgaaaatgcGGGGAAGTTGAGGTCTTCGGCGGCTAATCCAGCCCGTATATAAAGGCAGCTATTTCTCCCCTGGTTGTTGCTTCCTTTCCTTTCTAGTGTGCAGAGCGCTCTCTCGTGCCCAGAACAACAATCACGTGCCGCTTCGTTTACAATGACTTCCAGATCGCCGCGCTCTTCGTCCCTTCCCGCCAAGAGAAGCCAGTATAGTGTAATATAATAAGATATAATACAGCACCTTCACTTTACCACGCTAGGATTACATTACGTTACGTTGCAGTATATTCGTTTGCTCTGAGCGAGAGCGGGATAGAAGGACACTACACAGCATTTCCGTGTTTACCAAGTGCAATAATACACGTACATCTATGTATATTGCACACCGAAACtcgtatatatatgtctGCCAGAAAACGCAAGTTTAACAGTCTCAAACCGCTAGACACTTTGAATAGCCCTCGCGCTCGATCTCCAAGGCCCTCTGCTTCTTTGCCCCCCAAGCGGTACAACACTTTCCGTAAAGACCCCAAGATAGTCGATCATCTTAATAATGCCTCCACCAAGGATTTCTTACCCATTCTACACACCAGCACTGAAAACAGGAGGCAGGTCGAACTGTCCGACAACGACGAAGGCAACAGTGGGCCTTCAGACCGGGAGTTCGAGCCTTTGGAAAGCTCTCCCTTGAAAAGGCACTCGGCGCTCAAAAGCACTTCGAATGGTCTTTTATTTCAGATGTCAAATAGTATTAATGACGCCGccgcagcagcagcaacaacaacagcaacaacaacaatccTTTCTGAAAGTGACTCCATTGTTTCTACAAAACTAAACCTAAACGGCCAGTTTTCTTGTATTGATTCGAATACATTTCAAATCTACCGGCATAAATCTCCATGCATAATGACTTTCATTTCGGATCATAACCATCCcagattttctttatatttcCAACAATTGCTCATCAAGAACTCACAGATCAACCTTCTTGAAGATACGAAGTTGATCATTCTAGATCAAAAAAACTCTTTAATGGCTGTGATTCTAAaggattcaaaaaaaattaatatgACATTGAATGTAAATAATTCTTCAGTCAATATCAACACGAGAGTCTTGATATGGTCCAACACTAGCTCCAATTCgaataaaagaataaaatcCATTAAGAGGTTTTTGTTAGCGTCTTATGCCTCGACAATAAACGTTCAAATCTTAGATAATAAAGAACAGATTCTAGAACGGCTAAATGGTTTAGCGCACTCGACCTCTTCATCTCCACCGCCTTCTCCGCCTTCATCAAACATGGAAAGGGCAATCAATTCCACCAAAAGTGCATTCGATTCGCTAAGGCTCAAAAAACCCAAATTCTCGaacaatgatgatgaccATCCGCAGACTCACACGCGTTTCTTATCGAACAAACCCCATGGTTTACAATCCCTAACAAAACGGGCGCGTGTCACGAATGTTGCTAGCAAAGATCATTCCATATCTATACCAAAATCGAATATTTCGCCCCTAGATTTTTACAACAGTGGTTCAGCGAATACGTTGCAATCACATACGGTTTCTCAATTAAGACGATCTAATAGAATTAAAGATGTTTTGCAGTCGGACTCAAATTCAAACTCAAACACAGAAATCGACGATACTATTGCAGAATTTGAAACTCCAGAGCCATTTAAGCCTAATCTCTGCTATAAGTTCAATGATGGTTCAAGTTACACTATAACAAACCAAGATTTCAAGTGTCTTTTCAACAATGACTGGATCAATGATAGTATCTTGGATTTCTTCACTAAACTTTACATTGAATCGTCCATAGAAAATTCAATCATCAAGCGAGAACAAGTTTATTTaatgtcttcttttttttacacgAAACTAATAAGTAATCCAGCAGATTATTATTCCAACGTGAAAAAATGGGTTAATAATACCGATCTGTTTTCtaaaaaatatgttgtcattccAATTAATATAAGTTGTCATTGGTTCAGTTGCATTGTGACTAATTTGGACGCGATCTTAGATTTCCatcaaaataaagataaaaacGAAGCCATCAATTCGGACGAAATTTCGATCAATAACCCACTGGTTAATATCCTGACTTTCGATTCTTTAAGACAAACCCATTCAAGAGAAATTGATCCAATAAAGGAATTTCTTATATCATATGCATTTGATAAATACTCAATTCAATTAGATAAAACTCAAATCAAGATGAAAACCTGCCCAGTCCCACAACAACCTAATATGAGTGATTGTGGTGTGCATgttattttgaatatcaaaaaatttttcgagAACCCCATGGAAACAATTGACATctggaaaaattcaaagattaAAAGCAAACATTTCACCGCAAAACTAATCAACAAATACTTTAATAAAAGTGAAAGAGGTAATGCAAGGAAAGACTTGAGACATACTCTAAAGCTGTTGCAATTGAACTACATAGGATATTTGAAACGTGAGAACCTGTATGATGAAACTATGAAAAATGAGGAGAAAAAATCCTCTAATACcgataatgatgacgatgacgatgaagaaattcaaattattgAGAATATAAATCAGCAATCCAGTAAGGAAAATAACGCTCAGTTAACATCAGAAGCTCCCAGTCCCGAGGCTACCCAATCACCGCCACCGGGTGTAAACAATCCCACCACTAAAACGGAAGCGACGAATCTGACAAGATCGGAAAATGTAGTTGACCAGGAAATGGAACCGCAATCAACAGGCGAAATAATATCCGATGGGGAAGGCTCTGTGCCCGCTGCTAGGGAAACCCCATCGGTTTCTCCTATCATCCGCCATAATATTCTACAAAGTTCGTCACCTTCGATGCCTGAAAGTGCAAGTAAAGCGGAACAAGAAGAGTTTACATCACCCTACTTTGGAAGGCCTTCTTTAAAGACAAGAGCAAAGCAGTTTGAAGGGATTTCGTCACCAATAAGGACCGGTCAAGCTCAGTCATCCATCCACGATGTAACTATACCATCGCCTCGACCAAAAAGGATTTACCCAAGCAAAAAAACCCCAACATTGTCACCGTATATTCAAACCCTCTCCGCAGATTCTGCGGATCGTCCTTCTGAAATTTACAATGCCAATATTATTATCTCAGATACAGAACAAGATTTGGAAACTGGACTAAATTTCCAGAACAATGATACTAGTGGTATTACTAATAAGGATGACTCAGACGTGAATCTGATTGTCGGTTTGTTGCCAACTACTTCAGAGAAAATTGCCGATAATAGCAATCAAGATAGTAATGGTAATAACGACAGTCTTGGAAAAATATTGCAGAACGTTGATAAAGAACTAAACGAAAGATTGGTTGACATTGATGACATGGCATATAATAAACCCACCGGGGATCTTTCAAGAGCTAGCAAAAGGAGAAAGGAACCAAGTCCACAACTTCTTCTGGATTATGAAAATGACAGTAGTAACGAGGAAGTGATGGTGCACATAAGCGAGCGAAATGATAATGACAGCAATAATCGATCCCCGAATAGTGTTCAGGATGAAAGAGGAGAGACCCATATACTCTTAGAAGACGACGCT
This window harbors:
- the ULP2 gene encoding SUMO protease ULP2, which encodes MSARKRKFNSLKPLDTLNSPRARSPRPSASLPPKRYNTFRKDPKIVDHLNNASTKDFLPILHTSTENRRQVELSDNDEGNSGPSDREFEPLESSPLKRHSALKSTSNGLLFQMSNSINDAAAAAATTTATTTILSESDSIVSTKLNLNGQFSCIDSNTFQIYRHKSPCIMTFISDHNHPRFSLYFQQLLIKNSQINLLEDTKLIILDQKNSLMAVILKDSKKINMTLNVNNSSVNINTRVLIWSNTSSNSNKRIKSIKRFLLASYASTINVQILDNKEQILERLNGLAHSTSSSPPPSPPSSNMERAINSTKSAFDSLRLKKPKFSNNDDDHPQTHTRFLSNKPHGLQSLTKRARVTNVASKDHSISIPKSNISPLDFYNSGSANTLQSHTVSQLRRSNRIKDVLQSDSNSNSNTEIDDTIAEFETPEPFKPNLCYKFNDGSSYTITNQDFKCLFNNDWINDSILDFFTKLYIESSIENSIIKREQVYLMSSFFYTKLISNPADYYSNVKKWVNNTDLFSKKYVVIPINISCHWFSCIVTNLDAILDFHQNKDKNEAINSDEISINNPLVNILTFDSLRQTHSREIDPIKEFLISYAFDKYSIQLDKTQIKMKTCPVPQQPNMSDCGVHVILNIKKFFENPMETIDIWKNSKIKSKHFTAKLINKYFNKSERGNARKDLRHTLKLLQLNYIGYLKRENLYDETMKNEEKKSSNTDNDDDDDEEIQIIENINQQSSKENNAQLTSEAPSPEATQSPPPGVNNPTTKTEATNLTRSENVVDQEMEPQSTGEIISDGEGSVPAARETPSVSPIIRHNILQSSSPSMPESASKAEQEEFTSPYFGRPSLKTRAKQFEGISSPIRTGQAQSSIHDVTIPSPRPKRIYPSKKTPTLSPYIQTLSADSADRPSEIYNANIIISDTEQDLETGLNFQNNDTSGITNKDDSDVNLIVGLLPTTSEKIADNSNQDSNGNNDSLGKILQNVDKELNERLVDIDDMAYNKPTGDLSRASKRRKEPSPQLLLDYENDSSNEEVMVHISERNDNDSNNRSPNSVQDERGETHILLEDDA
- the CKA1 gene encoding casein kinase 2 catalytic subunit CKA1, with amino-acid sequence MKCRVLSEARVYTNINKQRTEEYWDYENTTIDWSTNTKSYEIENKVGRGKYSEVFQGIKLDSKVKIVIKMLKPVKKKKIKREIKILTDLSNEKLPPTTLPFQKEQYYTNQKEDVVKFTRPYIFDLPHTGHANIIHLFDVIKDPISRTPALVFEYVDNVDFRILYPKLTDLEIRFYMFELLKALDYCHSMGIMHRDVKPHNVMIDHKNKKLRLIDWGLAEFYHVNMEYNVRVASRFFKGPELLVDYRMYDYSLDLWSFGTMLASMIFKREPFFHGTSNTDQLIKIVKVLGTTDFEKYLLKYEITLPREFYDMDQYIRKPWHRFINDSNKHLSNNDEIIDLIDNLLKYDHQERLTAKEAMGHPWFAPIREQIAK
- the CST6 gene encoding Cst6p, which gives rise to MFTGQDYHSVNSTSAKKNDSNKRSRDDTSKIMNNKIPHKNASAVAATTANPVTARPLDPSDMNYSTNMAGMVDPMHHYTAADISGGASVRNSLPPQYANMAVGNASLHNQEINASASPNYHQAAYLRQQQEEQQPMKTEDESQLYGDILMSSGVVHDVNQDLATHTNINQLPSGPKSVPNDVTTVPGNSATAAAAAAAAATAAANTANTSALNKQLYFMNMNLNNNPHALNDPSILETLSPFFQPFGVDVAHLPMTNPPIFQSSLPGCDEPVRRRRISISNGQISQLGEDIETLENLHNTQPPPMPNFHNYQNGANKNKNVPHRQTFNQIAPVDIPLYGAKKNTNPLSGTSLADQNADYTKDXRQHFAGSLSKNITSESASDLEGMTTFAPTTDSGNSTNKNMSKSLLKESHSNPSFSSRSQASHMDLANNAQEEPTPGTTAWKRARLLERNRIAASKCRQRKKVAQLQLQREFDDIKDENKILQKKLNYYEKLISKFKKFSKIHLREHEKLTKNSDDNGSTNSGIKSESTTVDSLKIIEELLMIDSDVTEVDKETGKIITIKHEPYSQRFDSYVDEDDMDLVGDKLTGSRNNSENQSLVDSDKDVKASNLKEHDVV
- the CAP2 gene encoding F-actin-capping protein subunit beta, with product MSDTQFDAALDILRRLNPTTLQENLKNLIELQPNLAQDLLSSVDVPLSVQKDPTHSHREYLCCDYNRDIDSFRSPWSNTYFPELSPEDLQDSPFPSAPLREMEILANDSFDVYRDLYYEGGISSVYLWDLNEDDFDGHDFAGVVLFKKNQSDHSNWDSIHVFEVTASPSTPGSFDYRVTTTIILHLDKPKNDQDSHMMLSGNLTRQTEKDIAVDMSRPLDVISTSHVANLGSLIEDIESQMRNLLETVYFEKTRDIFHQTKNAAIASSAEEANKGAHAEIIKGLQSL
- the BCY1 gene encoding cAMP-dependent protein kinase regulatory subunit BCY1 encodes the protein MVFSLSKESQAELQLFQNEIAAANPSDLLQFSANYFNQRLEQQRAFLKAREPEFRAKNIVLFPETDEPLSRPQSAQSQSRSRSSVMFKSPFVNEDPHSNVFKNGFDMDPHEQDAHQPLKEEQQHGGEKGSTPPLPMHFNAQRRTSVSGETLQPNNFDDWTPDHYKEKSEQQLERLEKSIGNNFLFNKLDSDSKRLVINCLEEKSVRNGSTIIKQGDQGDYFYVVEQGTVDFYVNDNKVNSSGPGSSFGELALMYNSPRAATVVATSDCLLWALDRLTFRKILLGSSFKKRLMYDDLLKTMPVLKSLTTYDRAKLADALDTKIYQPGETIIREGDQGENFYLIEYGAVDVSKDGQGVINKLKDHDYFGEVALLNDLPRQATVTATKRTKVATLGKSGFQRLLGPAVDVLKLNDPTRH